The Clostridium sp. AWRP genome has a window encoding:
- a CDS encoding cell wall hydrolase gives MKKIFCLILFSLLLLIPFSNVTAKNFTSASSDSFNGQEEVVQVFNCSDQKIYITQNDVDLMAKVVYAESNSEPFEGQVAVASVILNRLKYPEFPKTVEGVIKQRGAFSCVKNGTVNVSPNESSYSAVSQALKGIDPSGKSIFFYNPQIATSQWMKNIDKRNMKTIGHHVFFVAN, from the coding sequence TTGAAAAAAATTTTTTGTTTAATACTTTTTTCTTTGCTGTTACTTATTCCTTTTTCTAACGTAACTGCAAAGAATTTTACCAGTGCCAGTTCCGATTCATTTAACGGACAGGAAGAAGTCGTGCAAGTATTTAATTGTTCTGATCAAAAGATATATATAACTCAGAATGATGTTGATTTAATGGCCAAAGTTGTTTATGCTGAGAGCAATTCAGAACCTTTTGAAGGCCAGGTAGCAGTAGCTTCCGTAATACTAAACAGATTAAAATACCCTGAGTTTCCAAAGACAGTAGAAGGCGTTATAAAACAAAGGGGTGCTTTTTCCTGCGTCAAAAACGGTACTGTAAATGTATCTCCAAATGAAAGTAGTTATAGTGCAGTTTCTCAGGCTCTAAAGGGTATAGATCCTTCAGGTAAATCCATTTTCTTTTATAATCCCCAAATAGCCACATCTCAATGGATGAAAAACATAGATAAAAGAAATATGAAAACTATAGGGCATCATGTATTTTTTGTAGCTAACTAA
- a CDS encoding NAD(P)/FAD-dependent oxidoreductase: MDTRYDIAIVGSGPAGLSAAINAKIRNKNIIVFGSSELSGKLIKAPKIDNYLGFPGITGVQLKHRFQQHVTNMGINITYERINTIYAMGQYFGVAVNEKMYEASAVILATGIEYTKPLKGEEEFLGKGVGYCATCDAPLYKGKIVTIIGYNKEAEAEANYVNELAKKIYYIPMYKESLDLNENIEIVRDKVVEISGGNKVEKVILKSKEIVTDGVFVLKDSIAPDKLVPGLIMENGHIKVDMNMKTNIEGCFAAGDCVGKPYQYMKAAGQGQVAALNAVSYIDKN, from the coding sequence ATGGATACTAGATATGATATTGCTATAGTAGGCAGCGGTCCTGCGGGACTGTCAGCAGCAATTAATGCAAAAATAAGAAATAAGAATATAATTGTTTTTGGAAGCAGTGAGCTCAGTGGTAAATTGATAAAAGCACCTAAAATAGATAATTACCTGGGGTTTCCTGGTATAACAGGAGTACAGTTAAAACATAGATTTCAGCAGCACGTAACAAACATGGGGATAAATATAACTTATGAAAGAATAAATACTATATATGCTATGGGACAATATTTTGGCGTTGCTGTAAATGAAAAAATGTATGAAGCAAGTGCAGTTATATTGGCAACTGGCATTGAATATACAAAACCATTAAAAGGAGAAGAAGAATTCCTTGGCAAGGGAGTTGGATATTGTGCTACCTGTGACGCACCCCTTTATAAAGGAAAGATCGTTACTATAATAGGGTATAATAAAGAAGCTGAAGCAGAAGCCAATTATGTAAATGAACTTGCTAAAAAAATATACTATATACCAATGTATAAAGAAAGCTTAGACTTAAATGAAAATATAGAAATAGTAAGAGATAAGGTCGTAGAGATATCTGGAGGAAATAAAGTAGAAAAGGTAATTTTGAAAAGCAAGGAAATAGTTACAGATGGAGTGTTTGTTTTAAAGGATAGCATAGCACCAGATAAATTGGTGCCGGGACTTATTATGGAAAATGGACACATAAAAGTAGATATGAATATGAAGACAAATATTGAAGGTTGTTTTGCAGCAGGAGATTGTGTGGGGAAACCTTATCAGTATATGAAAGCCGCAGGACAGGGACAGGTAGCAGCATTAAATGCTGTTTCTTATATTGACAAAAATTAA
- the trxA gene encoding thioredoxin produces MVEEIKDQNFSQSIENAPTPVVVDFWASWCGPCKMLSPVIEEVSDELSGKAKFFKLNVDENPVTAAQFKIASIPTVMVFKDGNMVDKFVGFRPKDAIKDALKKHI; encoded by the coding sequence ATGGTAGAGGAAATAAAAGATCAAAATTTTTCACAATCAATTGAAAATGCACCTACTCCTGTAGTTGTAGATTTCTGGGCTTCATGGTGTGGACCATGTAAAATGCTTTCTCCTGTAATAGAAGAAGTTTCAGATGAGTTGTCGGGAAAAGCAAAATTCTTTAAGTTAAATGTAGATGAGAATCCTGTTACAGCAGCGCAATTTAAAATTGCAAGTATTCCAACTGTAATGGTATTTAAAGATGGAAATATGGTAGATAAATTTGTTGGATTCAGACCAAAAGATGCAATAAAAGATGCTTTGAAAAAACATATATAG
- a CDS encoding tetratricopeptide repeat protein, translating to MDKSQKIYNKALKKYNDGYIDKAIELCEESISLNIKNRASINLKGLLFYLKGDLDKAQKLWKMNHQVNGDGVSEKYLGSLKEDDVRFSLYVKALRLIRELKINEALKLLKQCAESDFNYIKVNNYSALCYIKKGEYKNALEKLNNVLKVDVNNDEAKKTMKMLEDLNIVKKKFPLKKVAFISASVICSVILIVLIFNGVKNKNLLNKNLAKVKTSTVKNSGQKVSDVSNKAKPKVETIKEVFPQEKFKGYIQNKDYDSIYIEVKKWKDKQLSADEGALLSEGTNLLKEEGSAYFYKLGTNYLNSKDYNNAKAYLTKAYEFGSENYLYADIVYMLATTLDSSGDTKNAINYYIQYDKSFSNGDYEETVLYRLAIIYKDRDKSQAKKYAQVLVDKYPNSIYNNSIISNLIND from the coding sequence ATGGATAAGTCTCAGAAAATATACAATAAGGCTCTAAAAAAATATAATGATGGGTATATAGATAAAGCAATAGAACTTTGTGAAGAAAGTATATCTTTAAATATAAAAAATAGGGCATCTATTAATCTTAAGGGACTTTTATTTTATCTTAAGGGTGATTTAGACAAAGCTCAAAAACTTTGGAAGATGAACCATCAAGTTAATGGAGATGGGGTTTCAGAAAAATATCTCGGTTCTTTAAAGGAAGATGATGTTCGATTCAGTTTGTATGTAAAGGCTTTAAGGTTAATTAGAGAATTAAAAATAAATGAAGCACTTAAGTTACTTAAGCAGTGTGCTGAAAGTGATTTTAATTATATTAAAGTAAATAATTATAGTGCCCTTTGTTATATAAAAAAGGGAGAGTATAAAAATGCACTGGAAAAATTAAATAATGTATTAAAAGTTGATGTAAACAATGATGAAGCTAAAAAGACCATGAAGATGCTTGAAGATTTAAATATAGTAAAGAAAAAGTTCCCACTTAAAAAGGTAGCTTTTATTTCAGCAAGTGTAATATGTTCGGTAATTTTAATTGTGTTGATTTTTAATGGTGTCAAAAATAAAAATTTGCTTAATAAAAATTTGGCAAAAGTAAAAACTTCTACTGTTAAAAATAGTGGACAAAAGGTTTCAGATGTAAGCAATAAGGCTAAACCGAAAGTTGAAACTATTAAAGAAGTTTTTCCACAGGAAAAATTTAAAGGTTATATACAAAATAAAGATTATGATTCTATATACATAGAGGTTAAAAAGTGGAAAGATAAACAATTAAGTGCTGATGAAGGAGCACTTCTTTCAGAAGGTACCAATCTCTTAAAGGAAGAAGGTTCTGCTTATTTTTATAAGTTAGGAACTAATTATTTAAATAGTAAAGATTATAATAATGCCAAAGCTTATCTCACAAAAGCTTACGAGTTTGGAAGTGAAAATTATCTTTATGCTGACATAGTATATATGCTTGCCACAACTTTAGATTCATCAGGAGATACAAAAAATGCTATAAATTATTATATTCAATATGATAAAAGCTTTTCTAATGGGGATTATGAAGAAACTGTACTGTATAGGCTTGCCATTATATATAAAGATAGAGATAAGTCACAAGCAAAAAAATATGCTCAAGTATTGGTAGATAAGTATCCTAATTCTATTTACAATAATTCTATAATAAGTAATTTGATAAATGACTAA
- a CDS encoding DUF4652 domain-containing protein — protein sequence MKNNRLSFIMCSLLVIFTLGLTACFDSKGNSTSTQSSGSTNSKKIDSTNANNNKETQKPKEEMKTSSTAVKSSSGIKFIKKEMDDNSTVNFNTPWKSNTSGSYNACIEGKGNEALEEGTGKIIIKGPQKVYNFQIENNAKLSPKYLEWADDKNLLVVIGYSSGSISKGGDLYMLNVDTGDNEILIKMPSKKQQIMSAEKNGNIVNLKVNVYEDDVYNKCHVEDWTINSFSTNSNNKMEVKNSNGKVVYTING from the coding sequence ATGAAAAATAATAGATTGAGTTTTATAATGTGTTCATTATTAGTTATTTTTACTTTAGGACTTACAGCCTGTTTTGACAGCAAAGGCAATTCTACTTCCACTCAAAGTAGCGGTAGTACTAATAGTAAAAAAATAGACTCAACCAATGCAAATAATAATAAGGAAACTCAAAAACCAAAGGAGGAAATGAAAACTTCTTCTACTGCTGTTAAAAGTTCAAGCGGAATAAAATTTATAAAGAAAGAAATGGATGATAATTCTACAGTTAACTTTAATACTCCTTGGAAAAGTAACACAAGCGGAAGCTACAATGCTTGTATAGAGGGGAAAGGCAATGAAGCTTTAGAAGAAGGTACAGGGAAAATAATCATAAAAGGTCCTCAGAAAGTTTATAATTTTCAAATTGAAAACAACGCTAAATTATCTCCGAAATACTTGGAATGGGCTGATGATAAAAATTTATTGGTGGTTATAGGATATTCAAGTGGATCCATTTCAAAAGGTGGAGACCTTTATATGCTAAATGTAGATACAGGGGATAATGAAATCTTAATAAAGATGCCAAGTAAAAAGCAACAGATAATGTCTGCAGAGAAAAATGGAAATATTGTAAACTTAAAAGTCAATGTATATGAAGATGATGTATATAATAAATGTCATGTAGAAGATTGGACTATAAATTCTTTTAGCACAAATTCAAATAATAAGATGGAAGTTAAAAATTCTAATGGGAAAGTGGTATATACGATAAATGGATAA
- the ptsP gene encoding phosphoenolpyruvate--protein phosphotransferase, protein MKKGISASKGYAIGKVVVKRKTEISIERKHIDDVIQEKERFQKALELSKSQLEKIKAKAEKEVGKDKAEVFESHIMLLDDVEFAGAVTVKIVNDRVNAESALYDIVDLYMKTFQAMEDEYMRERGADIKDVGSRILANLTGNNSSIIDMENNTVVVAHDLTPSDTAQLDKSKVIAFVTDIGGRTSHSAIMARTLEIPAVVGLNDITDSVKNGDFIIVDGVKGEVIINPDKDTLDAYKIKKENYNKEKEKLKALIDVEVFTKYGKKVEVFGNIGKPEDVDQVLKNGGEGIGLFRTEFLYMDRESMPGEEEQFNAYKTVVEKMGKRPVIIRTLDIGGDKKLSYLPVPEEMNPFLGYRAIRLCLDRTDIFKVQLRALLRASVFGNLRIMFPMISSLEEFLKAKEILKECMDELAKEGKSFNKDLQTGIMVEIPAAAVNSDELAKYVDFFSIGTNDLIQYTLAADRMNEKVAYLYNPMHPAVLKLIKMTIEAAHKQGKICGMCGEMAGDENAVETLVEYGLDEFSMSASSILKAKELIMKK, encoded by the coding sequence ATGAAAAAAGGTATATCGGCTTCTAAAGGTTATGCAATAGGAAAAGTAGTTGTAAAAAGGAAAACTGAAATAAGTATAGAAAGAAAGCATATAGATGATGTAATACAAGAAAAGGAAAGATTTCAAAAAGCTCTTGAATTATCAAAAAGTCAATTAGAGAAAATTAAGGCAAAAGCTGAAAAAGAAGTAGGAAAAGATAAGGCAGAAGTATTTGAAAGTCATATCATGCTTTTAGATGATGTAGAATTTGCAGGTGCAGTGACAGTAAAGATAGTAAATGATCGTGTGAATGCAGAGAGTGCACTTTATGATATAGTAGATTTGTATATGAAAACTTTTCAGGCTATGGAAGATGAGTATATGAGAGAACGTGGAGCAGATATAAAAGATGTAGGTAGTAGAATACTTGCAAATCTTACAGGAAACAACTCCTCTATAATTGACATGGAAAACAATACGGTAGTTGTAGCTCATGACTTAACTCCTTCAGATACAGCACAGCTGGATAAGAGCAAAGTAATAGCCTTTGTTACAGATATTGGAGGAAGAACTTCCCATAGTGCAATTATGGCTAGAACTCTTGAGATACCAGCAGTAGTTGGACTAAACGATATAACAGATTCAGTTAAAAATGGAGATTTTATTATAGTAGATGGAGTAAAAGGTGAAGTTATAATAAACCCAGATAAAGATACTTTAGATGCTTATAAGATAAAAAAAGAAAATTATAATAAAGAAAAAGAAAAACTTAAAGCTCTAATAGATGTAGAAGTATTTACGAAATATGGAAAGAAAGTAGAAGTTTTTGGGAACATAGGTAAGCCAGAAGACGTAGATCAGGTGCTAAAAAATGGCGGTGAGGGCATAGGACTTTTTAGAACTGAGTTTTTATATATGGATAGGGAAAGTATGCCTGGAGAAGAGGAACAATTTAATGCTTATAAAACTGTAGTGGAGAAAATGGGTAAAAGGCCTGTAATTATAAGAACTTTAGATATAGGTGGAGATAAAAAGCTTTCCTATTTACCTGTACCTGAGGAAATGAATCCTTTCTTAGGGTACAGAGCTATAAGGCTTTGTTTGGACAGAACGGATATATTTAAAGTTCAGCTAAGAGCTCTTTTGAGGGCATCTGTTTTTGGAAATTTAAGAATAATGTTTCCAATGATAAGTTCTTTGGAAGAATTTTTAAAGGCTAAGGAAATATTAAAAGAGTGTATGGATGAACTTGCTAAAGAGGGAAAGAGTTTTAATAAAGATTTACAAACAGGAATAATGGTAGAAATACCTGCAGCGGCAGTAAATTCAGATGAACTTGCAAAGTATGTGGACTTTTTCAGTATTGGAACTAATGATTTAATACAATATACTTTAGCGGCAGATAGGATGAATGAAAAAGTAGCGTATCTCTACAATCCAATGCATCCAGCAGTTTTGAAACTTATAAAAATGACTATAGAGGCTGCACATAAGCAGGGAAAAATATGTGGAATGTGCGGAGAAATGGCTGGAGATGAAAATGCCGTTGAAACTTTAGTAGAATACGGATTGGATGAATTCTCTATGAGTGCTTCCTCTATATTAAAAGCAAAAGAACTTATAATGAAAAAGTAA
- a CDS encoding tetratricopeptide repeat protein: MALKNRKRISSRLFGKFSLKTKVVIFCVLCIFSIALIGKDIYMDKRNENVIQKSNNITENSVIKPADGKKDEDKKYDEAQKLFSNKKYSDAIAKADEIINKDKEFYKAYNIKGIALCYSNNYEEGMKNIDKALEINPNFGYARFNKALAYELYAKYDDALNWYDKDLEIENYIWSYYGKASIYGRRGDVENTVKFLKIAVDMSPDIKSIAREEKDFDPVKDSSQFQDLIK, from the coding sequence ATGGCTCTTAAAAATAGAAAAAGAATAAGTTCCAGATTATTTGGGAAATTTTCTTTAAAGACTAAAGTCGTAATATTTTGTGTTCTTTGTATATTTTCCATAGCCCTTATAGGAAAAGACATCTATATGGATAAAAGGAATGAAAACGTTATACAAAAATCTAATAATATAACAGAAAATTCAGTTATAAAACCTGCAGACGGGAAAAAGGATGAAGATAAAAAATATGATGAAGCACAAAAGCTTTTTAGTAATAAAAAGTATTCTGATGCTATTGCCAAAGCAGATGAAATTATAAATAAGGATAAGGAATTTTATAAGGCCTATAATATAAAGGGTATAGCATTATGTTACAGTAATAACTATGAAGAAGGTATGAAAAATATAGATAAGGCACTTGAAATTAATCCTAATTTTGGATACGCTAGGTTCAATAAAGCCTTAGCTTATGAACTTTATGCCAAATATGATGATGCACTTAATTGGTATGATAAAGATTTAGAGATAGAAAATTATATTTGGAGTTATTATGGAAAGGCTAGTATATATGGCAGACGGGGAGACGTTGAAAATACGGTTAAATTTTTAAAGATAGCCGTAGATATGTCACCAGATATTAAGTCTATTGCTAGAGAAGAGAAGGATTTTGATCCTGTAAAAGATTCAAGTCAATTTCAGGATTTAATTAAATAG
- the citC gene encoding [citrate (pro-3S)-lyase] ligase, protein MYDLSLESIDLSSNQEKDEVICFLQKFDLTLDEDVDYTVVLRDNNRNIKATCSKAGSIFKCFAVSKDMRGENLTSSLISHLIDKSFNEGIFHNFIFTKPDKINVFISLNFKLLYRAEKAALLEYGIYNIDKFLDSIDKKYSIDNNIESTALVMNCNPFTKGHRYLIEEAAKNCNQVLLFLVEEDKSDFPFSDRYTMVKTGIQDLKNVKVIPAGEYIISQATFPNYFIKKADERLQAYEEIDSGIFGKYICKRFNIKKRFVGKEPYCDITSTYNETLKKIMPIYNVEVVEIEREKYNGEYISASKVRKLLCEGRMDVIEKIVPESTWQFLNSDRGRDIIKNKFYKDF, encoded by the coding sequence ATGTACGATTTATCCCTTGAAAGTATAGATTTGAGTTCGAATCAGGAAAAAGATGAGGTAATTTGTTTTTTACAAAAGTTTGATTTAACACTGGACGAAGATGTGGACTACACTGTAGTACTTAGAGACAATAATAGAAATATAAAGGCAACTTGTTCTAAGGCAGGAAGTATATTTAAGTGTTTTGCAGTGTCAAAAGACATGAGAGGGGAAAATTTAACTTCATCACTTATATCCCATTTAATTGACAAGAGTTTTAATGAGGGAATATTTCATAATTTTATATTTACAAAACCAGATAAAATCAATGTGTTTATTTCTTTGAACTTTAAACTTTTATATAGGGCAGAAAAAGCTGCCCTTTTAGAGTATGGTATATATAATATAGATAAATTTTTAGATAGTATAGATAAAAAATATTCTATAGACAATAATATAGAAAGTACTGCTTTAGTGATGAATTGCAATCCTTTTACAAAAGGACACAGGTATTTGATAGAAGAAGCTGCTAAAAACTGTAATCAGGTTTTATTGTTTTTGGTAGAGGAAGATAAATCTGACTTCCCATTTTCAGATAGATATACTATGGTGAAAACAGGAATACAAGATTTAAAAAACGTTAAAGTAATTCCAGCAGGAGAATACATTATATCTCAAGCTACATTCCCTAATTATTTCATAAAAAAAGCAGATGAAAGATTACAGGCTTATGAAGAAATAGACAGCGGCATATTTGGGAAGTATATTTGTAAGAGGTTTAATATAAAAAAAAGATTTGTAGGAAAAGAACCTTATTGTGATATTACTAGCACTTACAACGAAACTCTCAAAAAAATTATGCCTATCTATAATGTAGAGGTTGTAGAAATTGAAAGAGAAAAGTATAATGGAGAATATATAAGTGCTTCCAAGGTAAGGAAGCTTTTATGTGAAGGTAGAATGGATGTAATAGAGAAAATTGTTCCAGAATCTACCTGGCAATTTTTAAATTCTGATAGAGGAAGAGACATTATAAAGAATAAATTTTATAAGGATTTTTAG
- the citF gene encoding citrate lyase subunit alpha — protein sequence MKNSVGRELPDYIEGYGKVKPFEGAFANYGIREKAGVKIKSVKPGENKVLNSIDEVLDKIELKDGMTVSFHHHLRNGDFVLNNVIYALAKRGIKDITVAASSIFPIHEPLVEHMKNGVVTQIIADYISGPVAEAISKGYSKKPSIMMTHGGRPRAIESGDLHIDVAFIGAPTADTYGNVNGVYGKSACGSLGYAIADAQYADTVVAVTDNLVPYPACPIEISQEYVDYIVKMDSIGNPEGIVSGTTKITKDPVGLKIAKMASKVIESSGLVKEGMSFQTGAGGTSLAVAMELKDIMKKKEVTGSFAAGGITGYIVDMLQERLFRNIFDVQCFDLKAVESYRDNPKHQTMSGSMYGNPHNRGSVVNNLDVMILGATEIDTDFNVNVTTGSDGMIMGGSGGHSDTAAGAKLAIVVTNLIKGRLPIIKDKVTTVTTPGESIDVVVTDRGIAVNPKREDLIEKLKKANLPVMTIEKLKETAEKMTGKPEAIKTSDEIVAVVEYRDGTVIDVVRKVIS from the coding sequence GTGAAAAATTCAGTCGGAAGAGAACTTCCTGATTACATAGAAGGTTATGGAAAGGTGAAGCCTTTTGAAGGTGCCTTTGCAAACTATGGAATAAGGGAAAAAGCAGGAGTAAAAATAAAGAGTGTAAAACCTGGAGAAAATAAAGTATTAAATAGTATAGATGAAGTACTAGATAAGATAGAATTAAAGGATGGAATGACTGTATCATTTCACCACCATTTGAGAAATGGAGATTTTGTACTTAACAATGTAATATATGCACTTGCCAAAAGAGGAATAAAGGATATAACTGTAGCAGCAAGTAGTATATTTCCAATACATGAACCGCTGGTAGAGCATATGAAAAATGGAGTAGTTACCCAGATTATAGCGGATTATATATCAGGACCAGTAGCAGAAGCAATATCAAAGGGATATTCAAAGAAACCTTCAATTATGATGACTCATGGTGGAAGACCAAGGGCAATTGAAAGTGGTGATCTTCATATAGATGTGGCATTTATTGGTGCCCCTACAGCAGATACCTATGGAAATGTAAATGGAGTATATGGTAAATCTGCTTGTGGATCTCTCGGATATGCAATAGCAGATGCCCAGTATGCGGATACAGTTGTGGCAGTTACAGATAACTTAGTACCTTATCCTGCATGTCCAATAGAAATAAGTCAGGAATATGTAGATTATATAGTAAAAATGGATTCTATAGGAAATCCTGAAGGAATAGTATCAGGAACTACTAAGATAACAAAAGATCCTGTAGGGCTTAAAATAGCAAAGATGGCTTCAAAGGTAATAGAATCATCAGGACTTGTAAAAGAAGGAATGTCTTTTCAGACAGGAGCAGGAGGAACTTCTCTTGCAGTAGCTATGGAATTAAAAGATATAATGAAGAAAAAAGAAGTTACAGGCAGTTTTGCAGCAGGAGGAATAACAGGATATATAGTTGATATGCTTCAAGAAAGACTGTTTAGAAACATTTTTGATGTACAGTGTTTTGACTTAAAAGCGGTGGAATCTTATAGAGACAATCCAAAACATCAGACAATGTCAGGTTCTATGTATGGTAACCCACATAACAGAGGATCAGTAGTAAATAATCTAGATGTGATGATATTAGGAGCTACAGAAATAGATACAGATTTTAATGTAAATGTAACAACAGGATCAGATGGTATGATAATGGGAGGATCAGGTGGACACAGTGATACTGCGGCAGGAGCAAAGCTTGCTATAGTTGTTACAAATCTTATAAAGGGTAGACTTCCGATAATAAAGGACAAGGTAACTACAGTAACCACACCGGGAGAAAGTATAGATGTGGTAGTAACAGATAGAGGAATAGCAGTAAATCCAAAAAGAGAAGATTTAATAGAAAAATTAAAGAAAGCCAATTTGCCAGTTATGACTATAGAAAAATTAAAGGAAACAGCTGAGAAGATGACAGGAAAACCAGAGGCTATAAAAACTTCTGATGAAATTGTAGCAGTAGTTGAATATAGAGATGGAACTGTAATTGATGTAGTTAGAAAAGTTATATCCTAA
- a CDS encoding aldolase/citrate lyase family protein yields MKKLRRTMLFMPGNNPGMLQNAPILGADSVILDLEDAVSLTEKDSARLLVKEAICNVDYSKVELVVRVNPLDTEYGPKDIDTIARVKPDSLMIPKATEKQLEEIDKILTGIEKEESFEKGSIKLIPIVETAYGLENVYNIINSSKRVAAVLLGAEDLTSDFGIKRTKEGQEIFYARNKVSTACRAARVDAIDTPFTDTNDYEGLEKDTTTAKKLGFTGKAAINPRQIDSIHEVFAPAKEEIDHAVRVLKARDEAQQKGLGVFSLDGKMVDAPVISRAVTTVELAKLLGFI; encoded by the coding sequence ATGAAAAAATTGAGAAGAACAATGCTTTTTATGCCAGGAAATAATCCAGGTATGCTTCAAAATGCACCTATACTTGGAGCAGATTCTGTCATACTTGACTTGGAAGATGCAGTAAGTCTTACAGAAAAAGATAGTGCAAGATTGCTTGTAAAAGAAGCTATTTGCAATGTAGATTATTCTAAGGTAGAACTTGTAGTCAGGGTGAATCCTTTGGATACAGAATATGGGCCAAAGGACATAGATACTATAGCTAGAGTTAAACCTGATTCGCTAATGATTCCAAAGGCAACTGAGAAACAATTAGAGGAAATAGATAAAATATTAACTGGCATAGAAAAAGAAGAATCATTTGAAAAAGGTTCAATAAAGTTAATACCTATAGTTGAAACTGCCTATGGACTTGAAAATGTATATAACATAATAAACTCATCAAAAAGAGTGGCAGCTGTACTTTTAGGAGCAGAAGATTTGACTTCTGATTTTGGAATAAAGAGAACAAAGGAAGGTCAGGAAATATTCTATGCAAGAAACAAGGTTTCTACAGCTTGTAGGGCAGCTAGGGTAGATGCTATAGACACACCATTTACAGATACAAATGATTATGAAGGATTGGAAAAAGATACGACAACAGCGAAAAAGCTAGGATTTACAGGAAAGGCAGCTATAAATCCAAGACAAATTGACAGCATACATGAAGTATTTGCACCTGCAAAAGAAGAAATAGACCATGCTGTTAGAGTACTAAAAGCAAGAGATGAAGCACAACAAAAAGGACTTGGGGTATTTTCATTAGATGGAAAAATGGTAGATGCTCCAGTAATAAGCAGGGCAGTAACTACTGTAGAACTAGCAAAATTACTTGGATTTATCTGA
- the citD gene encoding citrate lyase acyl carrier protein, with the protein MKINKPAKAGTLESNDILIMVMPNDKDGIELELESVVMKQFGKQIKKTILDKVDELGVKSAVIKAQDKGALDYTIKARVETALRRAL; encoded by the coding sequence ATGAAAATAAATAAACCAGCAAAGGCAGGTACCCTTGAGTCAAATGATATACTCATCATGGTAATGCCAAATGATAAGGATGGTATAGAACTTGAACTTGAGAGTGTAGTTATGAAACAATTTGGAAAACAAATAAAGAAGACCATATTAGATAAAGTAGATGAGCTGGGAGTAAAAAGTGCAGTGATAAAAGCTCAGGATAAGGGAGCACTGGACTATACTATTAAAGCAAGAGTTGAAACAGCTTTGAGAAGAGCGTTATAG
- a CDS encoding Fe-S-containing hydro-lyase has translation MEKKITTPLTEEKVKTLKAGDSVLISGTIYTARDAAHKRLVELLDEGKSLPIDVKDAIIYYAGPSPAKPGHVIGSAGPTSSYRMDPFAPRLLDIGLKGMIGKGLRSKEVIESMKKNGAVYFAAIGGAAALVAKSIKKAEVVAYEDLDSEAIRKLEVKDLPVIVVIDSDGNNLYESGRKEYLDSVDQSK, from the coding sequence ATGGAAAAAAAGATAACTACTCCGTTAACGGAAGAAAAGGTTAAAACTTTAAAAGCAGGAGATAGTGTTTTAATATCAGGAACAATATATACTGCTAGAGATGCTGCTCATAAGAGATTGGTCGAGTTATTAGATGAAGGTAAATCTCTTCCTATAGATGTAAAAGATGCAATAATATATTACGCAGGACCAAGTCCTGCAAAACCAGGCCATGTAATAGGCTCAGCTGGACCAACAAGTAGTTATAGAATGGACCCATTTGCACCAAGACTGCTTGATATAGGGTTAAAGGGAATGATAGGAAAAGGCCTTCGTTCAAAAGAAGTTATAGAATCCATGAAGAAAAATGGAGCTGTTTACTTTGCTGCAATAGGCGGGGCTGCAGCACTTGTAGCAAAATCCATAAAAAAAGCAGAAGTAGTAGCTTATGAAGATTTGGATTCTGAAGCTATAAGAAAATTAGAAGTAAAAGACTTACCTGTAATTGTAGTAATAGATTCAGATGGCAATAATTTATATGAATCAGGACGAAAAGAGTACTTGGACTCTGTGGACCAGTCTAAGTAA